From Aliamphritea hakodatensis:
ATAGCCGGATGTGCCATAACCGTTTCAACATACGCCTTGCTCAGAGGACTGATAGCCGGACCATAAGTGTTGAACCGCAGTGCAACCGGCGCATACATGAAGTCGGCGATGCTCAGCTCCCCAAACAGCCAGGGACCAATCTCCTGATGTTCATAGCGCAGCTCCTGCCACATCAGGTCTATTCGCCAGACGTCTTTCAGGGCTTCAGTTGAAAGATCAACAAAACGTCGCGCCCGGCAGTTCATTGGCATTTCTTCACGCAAAGCCATAAATCCGGAATGCATTTCACAACTGATCGCCCGGGCCTGAGCCCGTTTTGCCGGCTCCTGCGGCCAGGCTGCCCCGTTCAGACAGGTGTCATTGATGTATTCACAAATGGCCAGCGAATCCCAGACTTTCACATCGCCATCAATCAGTGCCGGCACCTTCGCCGCCGGTGAAACAGCCTTAATCTGCTCAGCAAATTCAGGGGTTCGTAATGCCAGACGGCGCTCATCAAACTCAACATTACAGGCTTTCAGCATCAGCCATGGCCGTAAAGACCAGGATGAATAATTTTTGTTTCCGATGATTAATTCCAAAATACATCCTCTTGTATCATGTGCGCATTGCGCATTTATGCCATAGGAAAATAATTCTGTTGCGTCTGAATGCGCCCTATCCATGCCTGAATTGCCGGATATCCGGACAAATCAAAGCCGCCTTCCCCCGCCACATGGGTATAGGCATACAGCGCAATGTCAGCCACCGAGATCTGATCATCCACCAGAAAGCCGGTTTCCTGGAGCTGCTGCTCCATTATCTGCAGTGCCCGGTGACCGCCGGCCTGCTTCGCTTCATACTCTGCGCGCCGGCTTTCCGGCAATCCCAGATAGCGGGCGATAAACCGGGCCACGGCTATACAGGGTTCATGGCTGTACTGTTCAAAAAACATCCACTGCATAATGCTGGCCCGGGCAAAACGGTCTTCCCGCCACAGCGCTGTCCTTTCGGTCAGATAACTCAGGATGGCATTGGACTCTGACAGATAACGGCCATCGTCCAGTTCCAGTAACGGAATCTTGCCATTAGGATTCTTCTTCAGAAATTCAGGGGTGTGGGTCTGGCCTTGCAGAATATCCACAGCGACCCATTCATATTCAAGCCCCAGTAACGCCGCCGTCAGTAAAACTTTATAGCAGTTACCTGACTGCGCATCGCCATAAATCTTCACAATTTCCCCCTCCTTTCCTTTCCCGGTTAGATGTCCGCCGGCCGTGTGCTCACTGGGTGTACCGGGCAGCGCATCTTTCATCCGGCTATTCTGGCCGCTTGCATTTACCGCCACCAGCGAATAGTTTTGATGCCTCCCATTCTGATTGCTAATGAATACCTTATGGACATTGATGCATTGCGCAGCTTCATCGCCTTCGTGGATACCGGCAGTTTTACCCGGGCGGCGAAACAGATCTTCCGCACCCAGGGTGCTGTCAGCATGCAGATGAAAAAACTCGAGGAAGAAACCGGACGTTGTCTGTTTACAAAAGATGGCCGTAATCTCAGCCTGACAGATGATGGCCGAAAACTGGTGAGCTACGCGCGGCGAATTCTGGCCCTGCATGATGAAGCGCTGGGAGAGTTTTCCCTCACCGCCGGAATGCCGCCGTTACGCATCGGCTGTCCGGACGATTATGCACAGGAAATTTTTCCTGATCTGGTCACAATGCTGCTGGAAGAATACCCTCACCTGCAGATTCGTCTGCTGTGTGATAACAGCAGCGGCCTGCGACAGGCACTGGATCAGGGCAAGCTGGACCTGGCCATTCTGACCCGGGCACCGGATAAGGAAGAAGGCTATCTGTTGCGTCACGATCACGGAATCTGGGTACATGCAGGCTTTCCTGAGTTACAGCACCGGCCGGTACTGCCGCTGGTGCTGTATGAGGCGGACTGTAAGTTCCATTCCAGTGCGGTGGACGGGCTGGAAAAGCAGGGGCAGCGCTTTCAGGTCCTTTGTGCGTCCAGCAGTGCGACAGCAATCAAAAGCCTGTTACGCCGTGGTATAGGGATCGGGGCGCTGGCGTCTTCTACCGTAGATGCCGGGCTGGAAGCCTGCACCCGTTCAGACCTGCCAACCCTGCCGATGGTCGATATCGTACTGGCGGTTGCCCCAACACCCCATCCACTGGTCGGCACATCGATGGCCCGGAAACTCAGCCAAAAAATGCTCAGCCAGAGGGCAAGCTGAAGGCTTCTTTCTCCGGTTGCGCCAGCAATGACGTCAATTGCGACATGACTACCCAAAGTGACGAAGTAATCCGTTCCTTGCCCTTGCTACTGCTTAGCTCCTCAGCATAAAGTCCCCAAACCAAAGTCTAATACGTGCTACATAAAAACGATAAGCTGCCGGTCTTTCTTTGGGGATTCACTTCGGAAAATGCATTTCACAATGCCGCATAATAATTAGATGTCTGCTCAGGAGTAGTCTGATGCCAATTCGCAGTCAGTTTATTTTAGCCTTACTCATAAGTATCGTGATTCCGGTCGCCTGTATCACTACACTTGCCATATTTGAATTCAGAAAAAGTGCCGTCGGTAACTTTGAGCAAGCCAGCCTGAGCGAAATACGTCAGGTAGATAATGCTTTCAGCCTTTACCTGAACGGTTTAGCCGAAGATGTTGCTTACCTGGCGAAAAAGCCCGAACTGCTCCAGCTGGACGGCAGCGCTGCTAAATACATTGATAAAGCAGCGGCGCAGATGACGCCATTGCAGAACGGTGAGAAAGAAGCGGCAACATTCCGCTTATTTGATACCTTCGGTCAGGCCCGTCCTGATCTTACTTACGTGTTTCTGGGCCTGAGTGACGGCGCCTATATTCAGTGGCCAAGCGGTAAAAACGGCCAGAACTATGACCCGCGCAAACGCCCCTGGTATGCCTCAGGCGAAGCCGCCAACGGACGGATCATCCGTGCCCCCGCGTATAAGGATATCGTCACCGGTGCCCCACTGGTGGACTATCTGGTGAAATTCAAAGCAGCAGACGGTCTTACCGGTGTTGTCGGCGTCGATGTCACCCTGGATAAACTGACCGAGATGCTCAAACAGGTTAAGTTCGGTCAGTCCGGTTATGTCATGATGATTGAAGATACCGGCACCATTCTGGCAGACCCTTCAAACCCGGATAACAACTTCAAGCCGGTCAGCGAACTGGGCGACTCGTTTACCCGCCAGATCAGTGCTGAAGGTATTTCCGAAGTGGAAATTAATGGTCAGAACTGGTTTGCTACCGTGTACGTTTCACCCACACTGGGCTGGAAGTTTGTGGGTCTGGTACCTGAAGGCGAAGTATTTGCCGTGATTGACGAACTGGCCGGCCTGATCCTGCTGATGAGCCTGGTACTGGTGGCCATTTTTGTTGCATTTGCCGCCTGGTTTGCCAACCGGATTACCAAGCCGATGCAGATCATCACCACCGGCTTACAGGAAATCGCCAGCGGTGAAGGTGACCTGACCCGCCGGCTGGATATTAAGGGCAAAAATGAATCTGCCCAGATGGCCGCCGCGTTCAACAGTTTTGTTGAGACCATCAGCACTCTGATCAGTGAAATAAAGTCCAATGCCAATCAGGTAGGCAGCTTTGCTCAGGAAGCGAATGAAGTTTCCACTGAGGTCAGCCAGGTCGCCACTCAGCAATCCCGCTCGATCGAAGGGGTTTCCACCGCTTTCTATGAAATGGTAACGGCCTCCAATGAGGTGGCTCAGCACTGTACCCTGACCGCGGATGCTGCAAACAACAGCCAGCAACAGGTAGAAGAAGGCCGTAAGCTGATCGTGAATACCTCCACACTGGTAAATGAGCTGGAAGCCATTATTGTCGACTCGAACCAGGCGATGTCTGAACTGGCAGATGAATCCCGCAACATCACCAGCATTCTGGAAACCATCCGCGGCATTGCCGGCCAGACCAACCTGCTGGCCCTCAACGCAGCCATTGAGGCGGCCCGTGCCGGTGAAAGTGGCCGTGGCTTTGCGGTTGTGGCCGACGAAGTACGCACGCTGGCTCAGCGGACCTCGGAATCCACCGAAGAGATTGATACCCTGATCACCAGCCTGACACAGCGGACCCAGGTGGTTTCTGAAAAGCTTTCCAGCAGTCTGGAAGGTTCGAAGCAAACGGTCGAAACCACTCAGCAAACTAAATCGGTCTTTGAGGCGATTGAACAGTCGGTGGACAGTATCCGTGATCTGGCCACACAGATTGCGTCTGCAGCCGAAGAACAGAACCTGGTCACCGAGGAAATCAACAAGAACATTCATGATCTGAATGATGAAGCCTGCCGGGCTCAGGGAATCGCAGAAGACTCCCGCCAGACGTCCGATAAGATGAATGAAATTTCCACTGACCTGAACACCCTGGTCGGGCGGTTTAAGACCTGATCAGCCAGTGATGGCCGGCGGTAAGGTTACTTATGCGTCACCTTACCGCCAATAATTTTATACGCTGGCACACCGCGAATCAGAGTTTCCCGGGCAAAAGGAATGCCGCAGCCGGGGCACTGACAGGCCACCTCGGTATAATCGGCAACAATCCGCTCCACAAAGCACTTAACCAGCGCACCTTTCCCCCCTTTACGGTACCGGAATAACGGTGCCCGGCACTTGGCACAATAGATATCCACCGCCTTTTCCGGCAGTTTTTTGTTTGGCTTAGCCATGCATCACCCGGTTATTAATCGTCCATACGCCTTCACCGCCACCGGCTATAACAGCATGGGTTATCGCCGGAAAAAGGTCAGGGAATCGTCCGGTAAATTTCATCAGACGCGCCTAATAATAACAGCGGTGGCTGATAGCCCACCAGCTCAGCACTCTTCAGATTCACCGCCATTCTTACCGGCTCAACAAACAACTGGGATAACTGGTTAGGTTTTGCACCGTTAAAGATCTTCCCCAGAGTCATGGCATGAAAATCACCCACCGCCCGGTGACCGGCCTGGGAAATACTCATCAGGATGCCCTGCCGCACTTCCCGGCCGCCGTTCTGGGAAAATGTCGGGATTTTATGCCGGTTCACAATAGAGATCAGCCTGGGCAGGCTGTTATCAGTAATCCCCCCCTGGGTGGTGACATAAATCGCATCGGTGTTCTGCACCAGGGTGTTAAAACAGTCAATCACACTGGCTTCAGCCTGCCGGGTATCACTGATATCGCTATGGGTGTAACAGGGAACCAGTGTAAAACCGCGGCGCTTTGCCAACTGCTGTGCTTCACTCCAGCCGGCATAGCTGCGCCCGGCATCACTGTCTTCCAGCGCGATGCCTAAACGCCGGAATCCCACCAGATCATGAAATACCCGTAACTGGCGTAAGTACCGGTCCGGATCAACCCGGGCGTGAACATGATCAAAGCCGGAATCATCAACGCTTTTAACAATGCCGGCAGAGATCGGGTTACTGGCTGAAATAATTAACGTATTGGTGGCATGACGACTGTTGGCCAGATCCTGCCCGGCCCAGGTACCGGCGGCAATCATCAGATCAATATCCTGTTGCTCACGCAAACGGGCAAGCACAGTCTGTTGCACGGTTTTCCGCTGGCCGTCATCCCAGCCGGCGCTGTAATGGGCATCGGCTACAAACTGGATATAACGGCCACTGGCTTCTTCACTGAGCCAGCGCCACAGGTCCGCGGTTTGCTCCCCTGAGGTTTCCGGTAACGGCCGGGGCTCCAGCCAGCCCCTCTTCATCATGGCTCTGATGGTCGCTGTAAAAATTTTCCGGTAGTAAATGTATTCACCACCTTCAAGATACCCTATACGCCAGGGTTTACCCTTATTCGTCGCCGGTGCGGATGAAAAGTCTGGAAGTGTACTGGCTGCCACCGGGCCGCATATAAACAGAATGCTGCCCAATAGCAGTGTGATAAAAGTCCGGATCAGCATGGACCTGCCCTCTCAAAAATCGGTATATCATGGTCCTTGCGCGGGCACTGTGTGCCTCTGTTTTGCCATCCTGTTCACTGGCTGTTGATATCAGTCTCTGATAACCGGGACAACCTTACTGCACCTCCGGTGACACTGCGTCTGTCTGTTTATCCGTCAGCCTTTTCTGACCGCCGGTTAACAAAGCAACACAGTTCTCAATTCCAGTATAGGCAAGCATATAGTGACGGCGTAGAATAGCAGCAAAATTATTACCCAAACCAGTGAATTCCTGCCATGACCATCGAAAGTGCCATCAGCTTCTTCATTGCCATTTTTATTTTTGGCATTACACCGGGCCCCGGCATTTTCGCGATTCTGGCCAAGGCAATGGTTCAGGGTGGCCGCGCCTGCTTCCTGCTGGCGCTGGGAATGACGATCAGCGATATCTGCTATCTGATTCTCGCCTGCATGGGCCTGGCAACCATTGCTGAACACTGGGGAGAGGTATTTACGGTGATCCGCTGGGTCGGCGCAGGGTATCTGCTGTATCTGGGCTATAAACTCTTTACCAGCCCGGTGAGCAAGGCTGACAGCGAAGACGTACGCAGTAACCGCAGTGGCGATTTTCTGCAGGGCTTTCTGATTTCAGCCTCTAACCCTAAGGTTATTCTGTTTTATATTGCGTTTCTGCCCACCTTTATGGATCTGCAAAGCTTGCAGGTAACCGATATCGCACTGGCATCCGTTCTGACATTATTTGCCCTGATGGCCGGGCTGATGCTGATCGCTCACAGCGCACACTGGGCCAGTGCAAAACTGAAATCCGCACGGGCTCAGCAAAACCTTAACCGCAGTGCCGGCAGCATTATGATGGGGGCTGGCGTATATCTGATCGCCAGCCGCTGAAATCAGCACGTATCCCGTCTGTTACTTTTACGCTGCAACCCTTGAACAGGCTTAATTCATGAACCAACTGCATGCTCCGCAGGGCGACTTCACCCTTAACCGTTATCCCGTCCGGGCCAAAGAGACGCTGCGCGCATGGGACGCAGCGGATGAATATATTTTGCAGAACATCGCCGACGCGCAAGCCAGCGGGGAGGCATTTCAAAACGTACTGATCATCAATGACAGTTGCGGTGCTCTTGCCACCGCACTCGCGCCAATGCGGCCGGTGATTATGAGCGATTCATTCGTTTCTCATCAGGCGATCCGGCACAACTTGCAAAGCAACTGGCCGGAGAAAGTCCCGCTGCACCTGACCGACTGCCTGCAATCACCGGCTGAATATTTCCCGGCCACCGAAGCACCCGCAGATCTGGTAATACTGAAGATCACCAAAAGTCTGGCCCAGCTGGAAGATCAGTTACACCGGCTGCGCCCTTTAATGGGAGAGAACACCCGGGTGTTGGCAGCAGGCATGGTCAAAGCCATTCATACCTCCACCCTGGAACTGTTCGAAAAAATCATTGGCCCTACCCATACTTCACTGGCAAAGAAAAAGGCCCGCCTGATTCACTGCCAGCCGGATCTGTCATTGTCACCGGCCCCGAATCCGTTTCCTAAGGCCTTACCGCTGCCGGAACACCGTCTGGACATCATTAATCACGCCAGCGTATTCTCCCGGGACAAACTGGATATAGGTACCCGGTTCTTTCTGGATAATATGCCTGCCAGTGACGCACCAAAACAGATCATAGATTTAGGCTGCGGCAATGGTTTACTGGGGATAGCGGCGGCCGGCAGCCACCCGAATGCCACCCTGACCATGGTGGATGAGTCCTTTATGGCAGTGGCATCCGCCGAACGGAACTTCACTTTTAATCACCCTGACCGGACAGCACACTTTCAGGTCACCGACTGCCTCACCGGCATTGCTGACAACAGTGCTGACCTGATCCTCAATAACCCGCCTTTTCATCAGCAAAATACCATTGGCGACTTTATCGCAGTGCAAATGTTTAAAGATGCCAAACGCACCCTGAAAACCGGCGGCGAACTGCTGGTGATCGGCAATCGTCATTTAGGTTATCACGTAACGCTGAAGCGGCTGTTCGGTAACTGCACAACGCAGGCCAGCAATAAAAAATTTGTCATCCTGCGCTGTATTAAACGCTAAGCCCGAACACCAAACGGCGACAACGCCCTGAAACACAAGGCATTGGCGGTAATATCGACGCTAAAAATAATACTGCCAACTGAGTTAATAGCAGTTATTATGTACACTGAAGCACGCAGTTTGCGCAGACAAATACCAGCCAGGTTATTGTGAAAGCCGGGAAAGCCCGGATCAGAAACTCAGCCTGTCGGGCCGGACCAGACACAAAAAGTGTATGCGTATCAACGCCACTTCGGCCACCCCGAGAAGTCTGAACCCTGAGATGAAAACAGAACGTTATTATTTGCCTTAACAGCCGGACCGCTATGCCGCTAACACACATTCGCCAGCCTGGTTTTCTGAATTTTACTGTTCGGCGTCCGTTGCAGGTTTTGCTGTCGCTGGCGCTGGTTCTGCTCGGTCACAGCGGGCAATCCTATGCTCAGCAGGAAGCCATGTATGACGAAGATCTGGCCTACAGCGATGACAGCTACGCGATCTCCGAACTGAATTATCTGGCCGATATTCCGCTGGTATCAGCGGCCACCCGGCTGCCACAGCAACGGCACGAATCACCGGCGGCAATCACCGTTATCGACCGGGCGGTTATTGATGCATCCTCTGCGCTGACCATTCCGGACCTGTTCCGCCTGGTACCTGGCATGATGGCTTACCACACCTCGTCCAATACGTCGGCGGTTGCCTATCACGGTATGAGTGACAGGTTCCCTTCCCAGATGGAAGTAATGGTTGATGGCCGCTCCATCTATGTACCGCTGTTTTCCACTGTCATCTGGGACACCCTGGGTCTCACGGTAGACGATGTTGACCGTATTGAAGTGGTCAGAGGCTCCAACAGTGCTACCCACGGTTCCAATGCGTTTATGGGGGCCATCAATATTATTACCCGCTCAGGTTTGTCCCACCCCGGCAGCAGCCTGAAATATACCAGCGGCAGCCACAATACCCAGAACTTTGAAGCCCGGCACAGCGGCAGTTATTCGCTTGGCAATTATGCCCTGTCTACCGGCAACCTCAGTAATGATGGCAGCGACACATTCGACGATAAAACAAACCGCCGGTATCTGAACTTTAATACCGTGGTCACACCCAACTTGCGGGACACTCTGACATTTAATCTGGGCTTCAGTGAAGGCTTCACGGATGTCGGGGATGTCGACAGCGCACCGGCTCTGGAAGAACGCACCTTTCACAACAATACCCAGCATATTAAGTGGCAGCGCATTCTTCAGAATGAAGCTGAGCTTGAAGTCCGCTATGCCCACAGTTACAGCAATCTTGATGCCGACAAACTGGATATCCCCACGGTACAACAGGCGCTGGATCTGACCAACCCGGCACTGATTGCCCTGATTCCAAACTTTATTGCCGCCAACCCGCTGCGAAAAACGTCAGAAGTCGGTGATATAGAACAACATGAATTAGAAATGATCTGGCGAAAACAAACCTCGCCAGCCAATCAGTTTATCATCGGCAGCGGTTACAAGTTCAACCGGGCCCGCAGCCTCGAATTACTGGATACCCGTGACTGGGTCAGCGAAGAACGTAGCCGGGTTTTCGGCAACTGGGAATACAGCGGTATCCGTAACTGGGTATTCAATGCAGGCGCAATGGTTGAACATGCCACTGCCGGCAACAGTGGCACCCGGATATCACCGCGCCTGGCGGCCAATTACCGACTGACGCCAACCAGCGGATTACGCAGTTCTGTCAGCCAGGCATACCGGATGCCTTCATTACTGGAAGCGAATCTGCAAACGGTGGTCTACAGCCCCGCCGGACTGCCGCCCGGAACCCCGTCAATTTATCAGATAGAAAGCCTGGCTAATGAGGATATTGAACCTGAGAGGCTGAGAACGCTGGATGTGGGATATTTTAAAAACTGGCCCGAATATAACAGCCAGATGGATCTGCGGCTATTTTACGAACGTATCGATAACGGTATTGAGACGGCTTTTCGCCCCCTCACCACAGCAACCGCCAGCAGCGACCACCGCTATCGGATTGAAGACAATGGCGCTGAATGGAATAACAGGGGCTTTGAAACCCAGATCCGCTACCAGCCCAACATGCTGTATAACCCACTGATTTTATTTAATTATAGCTATATTCACGTCCGGGGGTTTCGTAACCGGGGCCACAGTACTGTTGGCAACCCCGACAACATTGACCGGCTAGAGAACCGAACGCCGATGCACACCGCCTCGCTGCTGGCCAGCATTACCCTGCCGGATAACCTGCAACTCAGCCTGAGTCATTTTTATATGTCTGAAGTGGAATGGCTGGAAGGCAGCAGCGGTGGACCGAACCCACAATACAACCGTACCGATATTAAAGTCAGTAAGAACTTTAAATATTCGAACGGTAACGCACTGAAGCTTAACTTTATCGTGCACAACTTACTGGATGACTCGTATCCGGAATTTTACGTAGACAACCTGTTTGACCGGCGGGCTTATGTGCAAGTGGAACTGAGCTTTTAAGCGGCCACGGAATGTTATCGCCGTGCTGCAGATCACTGTCAGAGTTAGCATATGGATAAGTGTGAACTGACCAGAAAGCCCCTGACTTACGGGGGTAAAATAGTGTTTAGCCTGTTTGCCCTGCTAGGCATTATTAAAGTATGTGTTGCCAGCGCAGCAGCACAGGCACTTATCGTCCTGAGTAACGAGCAACAGCCTTACCAGATTGTTAACCGTGAAATTATTTTGCAATCAAAAGGCCCGGTCCCCCAGACCATTTCAGTGGATAACTTACGTCATCGCCCTGTCAGTTACCTGCAGCAATTTAATCCACTGATTACTGTTGGCAGTGCTGCAGCCGATTATCTGTTTGCCAATGCCCCTGACGGCAGTCAGATTATCAGCAGCTTTATCCCCAAACCCGGTTACCGGCGTTTACTGAACCGTTATGCTCACCGGCTGCAGCAAGTTGGCCATACCGCAGTTTTTCTTGACCAGCCATATCACCGGCACATCAGACTGGCACGGGCCGTACAGCCTGACGCACGCAATCTGGGGGTAATACTCGGCCCCACGACAGGTAAAGATCTGCCGGCACTGGAAACAGCCAGCAAGGCAATGGGCTTCAGGCTCAATCATGATGAGCTGGTCAGTAAGGATAATCCGTTACAGATGCTGCAACCGATTATGGCCGGTTCTGATATTTTTCTGGCCTTACCCGATCAGGCAATTTTCAACCGGACAACCGCCAAGTGGATCCTGTTTATGAGCTATCAGCAGCATATTCCACTGATCGGCTTTTCCCGCAGTTACGTCGATGCCGGCGCACTGGCTGCAGTCATTTCCACACCGGAACAGATCGGCCTGCAAACCGCCGAAATTCTGAATCGGTACAATGACTCAGGCACCCTGCCCCCGGCCGGTTACAGCGCGTATTTTTCCGTCATTACAAACCCTCAGGTCGCCCGTAACCTGAATATTGAATTACCCGCGCCTTCTCAGCTTGAAGCCCGCCTGAAAGAGGTTGAACAACGATGAGTTTGCTGCAGAACGGCTTCGCCAAAGGCATTCGCCTTAAAGTATTTACCATCACACTGGTACCGTTACTGGTGATGACGCTGATGCTGGCCGGTTACTTCATTTCTACCCGAATCGCGGATAACGAAACGGCTCTGATTGAGCGGGGAGCAACCATGTCCCGGCTGATGGCTGCGGCAGCAGAGTTTGGCATCATCTCAGAACTCACACCGCAACTGAAAGCCCTGAGTAAAGGGCCAATACAGGAATCCGACGTTAAAGATGTAATTTTCCTCAACGCAAGCGGACAACTGATTTACCGCTCCACAGAAATCGACTTCCGGTTTATTCCCCGACCAACGCCCACATACAACCGACACAACGGTTACTGGTTGTTCGCCACACCGGTGATGGCAACCGGCATTCTGATAGATGACTCGCGGGAATATTCTGAACCCCAGACACCGGAAATACTCGGTTGGGTTGTCATTGCAATATCCAGTGAATCCATGCGCGAGCGGCAGCTGGATATTATTATTAATACCCTGATTTTATTGCTGATCGGAATTCTGGTGACTTTTGTTGTGGCTGCCCGGGTCGGACACACCCTGACAGATCCGATTATCGATCTCACAGAACTGGTGGGTAAACTCCAGCAAGGGCAACTCTCTGCCCGGGCCACCGAACAGTCTGACGCCGAAATCGGCTCCCTGGAACGGGGCATTAACCTGCTGGCAGAACGGGTCCAGGCCTCGAATCAGTTGCTGGAAAGCCAGGTTGATAAAGCAACCCAGCGCCTGCGCAAGACCATGCAATATCTGGAAACCCAGAACCATGCCTTACATAAAGCGCGGGAACGGGCTGATCAGGCCAATATGGCCAAAGATGAGTTCCTTGCACGCATGAGCCATGAGTTGCGTACCCCGCTGACTTCCGTACTCGGCTTTACCGGCCTGCTGAAACAGACTGATCTGAGTTATGAACAGCAGGAACATTGCCGGATCATCAGTCAGACATCTACCATGCTACTGGCAATCATCGATGACATTCTGGATTTCGCCAAATTGCAATCCAATGCCATTCATCTGGAAAGCATCCCGTTCAGCCCGGAGGAGTGCATTCACAGCGCCATAGAAATGCAGGCCCAAAGTGCTGCAACAAAAGGGCTGGAGCTGGTTTATCAGGTCAGCAATGAGATCCCGCCGGTGGTACTGGGTGACCCGATGCGCTTACGTCAGGTGGCCACAAACCTGATAGGCAATGCTATCAAATTTACTGAACACGGCCATGTCATTGTCAGCCTGAAACGCCTTGAAAGTGAGGATGACTCTGTACGGATAGAATTGACGGTACAGGACAGCGGAATCGGCATTGATCCGGAACAGCAGGCACACCTGTTCAGCGCATTTTCACAGGCTGATTCTTCCATTACCCGCCGTTTTGGCGGCTCAGGTCTGGGCCTGGTAATCGTTCGTAAACTGTTGGAGCTGATGGCTGGGGAAATACGGCTGAACAGCATGCCCGGACAGGGAACTGAATTCATCTGTGCACTGAACTGCCTGCCGGCCGCCTCTGCGCTGACCGGCACCGCCGCCCATTCCCTGACACACACCAAAGAACTGATTATCTATGACCGGCACCGCAGCAGTTTACAGGCCCTGACCCAACTGGCAGAAAACAGCGTGGCCCGGGTCTATCCATGCCGTACTCTGGAACATCTGAATAACTATATTGAACAGGCACCCGGCATAAACAGCGCGCTGATTTTTGGTCTGAGCGCCGATCCGGATACGGCACGTGAACAAAAGCGGCATATTCCGGCGCTGTTCCGGGGCTTTAAAGGCAATATCCTGTTATTGGTGCCGTCACTCAACAACGATGTCAGCGAGCTCACCCGGGGCCAGAACCATCACAACATCACCGTGCTGACCAAGCCCCTGCG
This genomic window contains:
- a CDS encoding methyltransferase, which produces MNQLHAPQGDFTLNRYPVRAKETLRAWDAADEYILQNIADAQASGEAFQNVLIINDSCGALATALAPMRPVIMSDSFVSHQAIRHNLQSNWPEKVPLHLTDCLQSPAEYFPATEAPADLVILKITKSLAQLEDQLHRLRPLMGENTRVLAAGMVKAIHTSTLELFEKIIGPTHTSLAKKKARLIHCQPDLSLSPAPNPFPKALPLPEHRLDIINHASVFSRDKLDIGTRFFLDNMPASDAPKQIIDLGCGNGLLGIAAAGSHPNATLTMVDESFMAVASAERNFTFNHPDRTAHFQVTDCLTGIADNSADLILNNPPFHQQNTIGDFIAVQMFKDAKRTLKTGGELLVIGNRHLGYHVTLKRLFGNCTTQASNKKFVILRCIKR
- a CDS encoding TonB-dependent receptor plug domain-containing protein; this translates as MPLTHIRQPGFLNFTVRRPLQVLLSLALVLLGHSGQSYAQQEAMYDEDLAYSDDSYAISELNYLADIPLVSAATRLPQQRHESPAAITVIDRAVIDASSALTIPDLFRLVPGMMAYHTSSNTSAVAYHGMSDRFPSQMEVMVDGRSIYVPLFSTVIWDTLGLTVDDVDRIEVVRGSNSATHGSNAFMGAINIITRSGLSHPGSSLKYTSGSHNTQNFEARHSGSYSLGNYALSTGNLSNDGSDTFDDKTNRRYLNFNTVVTPNLRDTLTFNLGFSEGFTDVGDVDSAPALEERTFHNNTQHIKWQRILQNEAELEVRYAHSYSNLDADKLDIPTVQQALDLTNPALIALIPNFIAANPLRKTSEVGDIEQHELEMIWRKQTSPANQFIIGSGYKFNRARSLELLDTRDWVSEERSRVFGNWEYSGIRNWVFNAGAMVEHATAGNSGTRISPRLAANYRLTPTSGLRSSVSQAYRMPSLLEANLQTVVYSPAGLPPGTPSIYQIESLANEDIEPERLRTLDVGYFKNWPEYNSQMDLRLFYERIDNGIETAFRPLTTATASSDHRYRIEDNGAEWNNRGFETQIRYQPNMLYNPLILFNYSYIHVRGFRNRGHSTVGNPDNIDRLENRTPMHTASLLASITLPDNLQLSLSHFYMSEVEWLEGSSGGPNPQYNRTDIKVSKNFKYSNGNALKLNFIVHNLLDDSYPEFYVDNLFDRRAYVQVELSF
- a CDS encoding ABC transporter substrate-binding protein, producing MDKCELTRKPLTYGGKIVFSLFALLGIIKVCVASAAAQALIVLSNEQQPYQIVNREIILQSKGPVPQTISVDNLRHRPVSYLQQFNPLITVGSAAADYLFANAPDGSQIISSFIPKPGYRRLLNRYAHRLQQVGHTAVFLDQPYHRHIRLARAVQPDARNLGVILGPTTGKDLPALETASKAMGFRLNHDELVSKDNPLQMLQPIMAGSDIFLALPDQAIFNRTTAKWILFMSYQQHIPLIGFSRSYVDAGALAAVISTPEQIGLQTAEILNRYNDSGTLPPAGYSAYFSVITNPQVARNLNIELPAPSQLEARLKEVEQR
- a CDS encoding ATP-binding protein; translation: MSLLQNGFAKGIRLKVFTITLVPLLVMTLMLAGYFISTRIADNETALIERGATMSRLMAAAAEFGIISELTPQLKALSKGPIQESDVKDVIFLNASGQLIYRSTEIDFRFIPRPTPTYNRHNGYWLFATPVMATGILIDDSREYSEPQTPEILGWVVIAISSESMRERQLDIIINTLILLLIGILVTFVVAARVGHTLTDPIIDLTELVGKLQQGQLSARATEQSDAEIGSLERGINLLAERVQASNQLLESQVDKATQRLRKTMQYLETQNHALHKARERADQANMAKDEFLARMSHELRTPLTSVLGFTGLLKQTDLSYEQQEHCRIISQTSTMLLAIIDDILDFAKLQSNAIHLESIPFSPEECIHSAIEMQAQSAATKGLELVYQVSNEIPPVVLGDPMRLRQVATNLIGNAIKFTEHGHVIVSLKRLESEDDSVRIELTVQDSGIGIDPEQQAHLFSAFSQADSSITRRFGGSGLGLVIVRKLLELMAGEIRLNSMPGQGTEFICALNCLPAASALTGTAAHSLTHTKELIIYDRHRSSLQALTQLAENSVARVYPCRTLEHLNNYIEQAPGINSALIFGLSADPDTAREQKRHIPALFRGFKGNILLLVPSLNNDVSELTRGQNHHNITVLTKPLRRVNLSKWLSHSATKSGQPQLIRKLPTLTPGTRVLIAEDNDFNRLLLSRIMSTAGAVVSEAINGLQAIQLAEQHQPDIILMDVHMPRIDGIEATRQIRGLMPNVPVIALTANVVSSEEQALSDAGVNRIEYKPINDTRLLNTMRLLLKQEQGSLPPAARPHDESSATDLSNYKLSAEDLHAELLRQLAALQQGFSAQDIGKLRNHAHQLTGLAGLFELPALELASLDLSQAIKAANIKDSWHCLWRLQRLIEHHQYQDNTEDD